The DNA window GAGTTATCTCACATGCTGATGTATACAGGCTTAGGATGCATTATCTTCGGAAATGGATTCTTTAAACCTACCATTGCCACTTTAGTTGGACAATTATACGAACCGAATGACCGCCGTCTGGATTCTGCATTCACCATTTTTTATATGGGTGTAAATGTAGGAGCATTCCTGGCACCTCTTGTTTGTGGATATTTCGGTGAGACAGGAGATCCTAACGATTTTAAATGGGGATTCCTGATTGCTGCCATTGGTATTGTGTTTACCGTTTTGGTATTTGAAACGTTGAAAAATAAATATTTGATTTCTCCTACTGGAGAACAGATTGGTATTATACCGGATGCACACAAGGCAAAAATGGAAGCTACTGAAGAAGAAAAGCAACCTACAATCTCAAAGGAAGACGCTATTAAAAAGGCTTTGTTCTTTGTTGGTGTTACAGTTGCTCTTTTTGCATTATTCATGTATCTGTTTAATGGTGATATCATTAGCGCGGGTATCTTCTCTTCATGCATTGGTATCCCTGCTTATATTATTTGTGATAGTTCATTGAATAAGATTGAAAGACAGCGTATCTGGGTAATTTATATCATTGCTTTCTTTGTTATTTTCTTCTGGGCTGCTTACGAACAAGCAGGAGCTTCATTAACACTCTTTGCTGCCGAACAAACTAACCGTACACTTTTTGGATGGGAAATGCCTGCTTCTTACTTTCAGTCATTCAATCCTTTGTTCGTAGTTGCTTTAGCCTTTATTATGCCGGCTATCTGGGGTTTCCTGAACAAAAGAAAGATGGAACCATCTTCTCCTACTAAACAGGCTATTGGTTTGTTCCTTTTGTCGCTTGGTTATTTGCTTATTGCTTTTGGTGTGAAAGATCTTCAACCGGGTGTTAAAGTTAGCATGGTTTGGCTTACTGGTCTTTACTTTATTCACACCATGGGTGAAATGGCATTGTCTCCAATTGGTTTGTCTATGGTAAACAAGTTAACTCCTGTTCGTTTTGCATCTTTAATGATGGGAGTTTGGTATTTGTCTACAGCATCTGCTAATAAATTTGCCGGAATGCTTAGTGGTTTATATCCTGAAGCCGGAAAAGTAAAGCATTTGTTTGGTATTGAAATTGCGTCATTATACGATTTCTTTATGGTGTTCGTTGTAATGTCGAGTATCTCTGCCGTTATCTTATTCCTGCTTTCTAAGAAATTGCAGAAATTGATGCATGGTGTAGAATAACTTATTAAGTTGTTGCACTTCTTTTCGTAAAAAGTAGTACTTTTGCGCAATTATACTAAAATATAAATGTTATGAAAACAATTCAGATAAAAGATAAAACATTTGCTCTTTCTATTAATGAAGAAAGCATTCAAAAGGAAGTTACTCGTGTTGCTGACGAAATTAGTCGTGACCTGAAAGACGAGAACCCTGTTTTTATTAGTGTTCTTAACGGATCTTTTATGTTTACCGCTGATTTAATGAAACAAATCAATATACCTAGTAAGGTGACTTTTGTGAAGCTTGCTTCTTATGAAGGTGTTGCTTCTACCGGAGTTATCAAAGAAGTAGTTGGTTTGTCGGAAGATATTCAGGGTAAAACTGTGGTTGTTGTGGAAGATATTGTTGATACAGGTCTTACCATGCAACGTTTACTTGAAACACTTGGAACAAGAAATCCTAAAGCTATTCATATTGCAACTTTACTTGTGAAGCCAGACAAACTACAGGTGGAGCTGGATATCAAATATTGCGCTATGAAAATTCCTAATGATTTTATTGTAGGATACGGTCTGGATTATGATGGATATGGTAGAAATTACCCGGATATCTACACTTTAGCAGAATAATTTTAAATAAAATAGGTAAAAAGAAATGTTGAACGTTGTTATTTTTGGTGCTCCCGGTTCTGGTAAGGGAACACAAAGCGAATTTATTATTAAGAAATTTGGTGTTAATCATATCTCTACTGGAGATGTACTTCGTGCAGAAATTAAAAACAATACCGAACTTGGTAAAACTGCAAAAGGTTATATCGATCAGGGACAATTGGTTCCCGATTCTTTGATTATTGACATCCTGGCTAGCGTACTTGATAACCTGAAAGAAAGCAAAGGGGTTATCTTTGACGGTTTCCCAAGAACTATTCCTCAGGCTGAAGCTTTGAAAGTTATGCTTAATGAAAGAGGACAAGATGTTTCTATCATGCTTGATCTTGATGTGCCAGAAGAAGAATTAATTACTCGTTTAATTAAACGTGGTCAGGAATGTGGTCGTGCTGATGACAATATGGAAACTATCAAAAAACGTTTGGTTGTTTACAATACTCAGACTTCTCCATTGAAAGATTACTATAAAAAAGAAGGAAAATATCAGTATATCAAAGGTCTTGGCACATTGGAAAGCATCTTTGCTGATATTGTTACTGCTGTTGAAAAATTATAATTTAAGAAGAATATATTATTATGGCTGAATCGAATTTTGTTGACTACGTTAAGATCTATTGCCGCTCCGGAAAGGGAGGCAGGGGCTCTACGCACATGCGAAGAGAAAAATATATCCCCAATGGCGGACCCGACGGTGGCGACGGCGGAAGAGGAGGTCATATTATATTACGTGGTAACCGTAATTACTGGACACTCTTACACCTGAGATACGACCGTCATATTATGGCCGGACATGGTGAATCGGGTGGTAAGCAACGTAGTTTTGGTAAAGACGGTGAAGATAAATATATTGAAGTTCCTTGTGGTACTGTAGTGTATGATGCCGAAACTGGTGAATATATCTGCGATGTAACGGATCACGGACAGGAAGTAATGCTACTGAAAGGTGGTAGAGGTGGTCAGGGTAACTCGCATTTTAAAACTGCGACTCGTCAGGCTCCTCGTTTTGCTCAACCTGGTGAACCAATGCAGGAACTTACAATTATTATGGAGTTGAAGTTGCTGGCCGATGTTGGTTTGGTAGGTTTCCCTAATGCAGGTAAGTCTACATTACTATCTGTTGTGTCGGCTGCTAAACCAAAAATTGCCAATTATCCATTTACTACGCTTGAACCAAATCTGGGAATTGTCCCATATCGTGAAGGCAAATCTTTCGTGATGGCTGACATTCCAGGTATTATTGAAGGTGCAAGTGAAGGTAAGGGACTGGGACTCCGCTTCCTGCGTCATATTGAGCGAAATTCTCTTTTGCTTTTTATGGTTCCTGCTGATGCAGATGATATTAAGAAGGAATATGAAATTCTGCTCAACGAGCTTTCTACCTTTAATCCGGAAATGCTCGATAAGCAACGTATTCTTGCAATTACTAAATGTGATATGCTGGATCAGGAACTGATGGACGAAATAGAAAAGACCCTTCCGGACTCTCTTCCGCATGTGTTTATCTCTTCAATCACAAGTCTGGGTATTGCAACTCTAAAGGATCTTCTTTGGGAAGAACTGAATAAAGAGGGAAACAAGATTGAAGGAATTGTTCACCGTCCTAAGGATGTGACTAAGCTTCAGGCTGAATTAAAGGAAATGGGTGAAGACGAAGACTTCGAGTATTCTTATGAAGATGAGGATGAAGAAGAGGAAATCTTTGATGATTGCGAAGAAGAAGACTGGGAATAATCATGACAGAATTAACAGAAGATAAAGTAATATTGGGTTTTGAACAACTATGTTCAATTCCCAATATTTCTCATTTTGTAACCACACGTAAAGGTGGTTATAGCGAAGATACTTTCGCATCATTTAATTGTGCGCCTTTTTCGGGTGATGATCTAGAGAAGGTAAAGCGTAATCAGGAAGTGTTATGTGCTAAAGTAGGTATTCAACCGCAGCAGTTGGTAATTCCATTTCAAACTCACGGAAATACAATCAGGGCAATTGATCCTTTCTATGTGAGTTTATCTGTGGAAGAACAGCAACGCAGACTTCATGGCGTGGATGCTTTAATTACCAACATACCGGGTTATTGTCTTTGTGTTTCTACTGCCGACTGTGTTCCGGTTCTTTTATATGATACGGTTAATAAGGCGATAGCTGTAATTCATGCTGGATGGAGAGGTACTGTTGCTAAAATTGTTAAACAGACTCTCGATTTTATGGATAATACATATAATACTGATGCGAAGGATGTTTTAGTTGCCATTGGTCCAAGTATTTCCTTTGATGCCTTTGAGGTAGGAGAAGAAGTTTATAGTGCTTTTCTTAAGATTGGATATGATATGACGAAGATCTCTTCCTGGAATGAAGATACTCAGAAACATCATATTGATTTATGGGAAGCTAATCGTATTCAATTGACTGAAGCTGGAGTGTTACCGGATAATATAGAGGTGTCGGGTATCTGTACCTACGAACAACATGAACGCTTTTTTTCTGCCCGTCGTCTGGGTACTAAGTCCGGACGTGTTTTGTCTGGTATAATGTTGAAAAAATAACAAGATCTGATGTTTATTCTCAAAGTATCTGAAGAAGTCCGTAAGGCTTGTCCTGATTATAATGGTGCGGCTATACTTGCAACGGTAAAGAATTCCTCTTTCAACGGGGAATTGTGGAAGCGGATAGATTTGGTGGCAGCAGAGTACAAGGCTTCTCACAAGATAGACGAGGTGAAGAATAATCCTCATATTCTTGCAACGCGTAATGCGTATAAAAAGTTTGGTAAGGACCCTAATCGTTATCGTCCGTCGGCTGAAGCTCTTTGCAGAAGAATTGTCAGAGATTTACCTCTTTACAGAATAGATACTTTGGTGGATCTTATAAACCTGGTTTCTATCCGTACCGGATATTCAATAGGTGGCTTTGACGCTGCGAAGATAGTAGGAGATACCGTGGAACTGGGCGTTGGTAAAGCGGACGAACCTTTTGAAGGCATTGGCAGAGGCGTACTTAATATTGAGGGATTACCTGTTTACCGTGACGCAATTAGCGGAATCGGCACACCAACCAGTGATAATGAGCGTACAAAACTTTCGGTTGAAACAACTCAGTTATTGGCTATAATCAATGGTTACAGCGGAAGTGAAGGATTGGCCGAAGCTGTGAATTACATGCAATCTCTGCTCAGGGAATTTGCTGAATCCGATGGTGGTGAAGTTATTTATTACTGATTAACAAGCGTACTATCTTTTACCTCCTGCTGATCAATGGCAGGACTGGGATGATTTCTTTTCGTTTTTGAATCAAACTCATACATCATAAAGATAACAAATGCGTAAGAAAGAATCATCAGTGTTGAGTATGTCATTATTTTCTTTGCTCTTTTAGGCTTATAGACCATTCTCGACAAACGAATTATGGAGATTACCAATCCTGTAATCATGCCTACCCCTACCAAGTAAGGAAGAATTCCCAAAAATAGGAATACGATGAAGTATATTATGTAGTATAATACTACTGCCGATATAACAGGTATTACTACTAAAATAGTCAATCCTGGAAAAAGATATTTTTTAAGTTTGCTTTTATTTTCTTCTTCCGGTTCTGTTTCGGTGTCTGTAGCTGGTAAAGTATCTTCTTTTACCTCTTTCTTGCCAAATCCAAGAATGCCTAGTCTGTGAGCCAGTGCAATGAATACACCAACAAACCACAGGATGCAAAGAATGGCCACATCATCGAATATATTTATACTCAGCGGATTTGTAATATAAGTGAGAGACCCATTTATAATAAGGTATCCGGCCCATACAGTGAACAGAGTAAGTATGCATAAAACTCCAATCACTATATTTTTCCACTTTTTAGTGGCTGAAGAATTTTCGTCAATCATAACCTGAATTTCAGAATTCTCTTTCTCGCTGTGTTCATTATATTCTGTATTCATAATTAGTGTGTTTAGTTATATGCAAATATAATTAAATAAATTATTCATGTATCTAAATCTTAATGTTTCTTTGTTTGGAAATATCATTTCAATTCATTACGTTTGACAAAATATTAGATCTAACTAAAAAAGATGTAAATTATGAAAAATTGGATGAAAGAAGCTGCTATTGTGGCACTTGGACTATTTCTGTTGGGTATTTGTATTAGAGCTGGTATAAATGATTTTAAAGATAAGGACCGGGTAGTCTCGGTTAAAGGCTTAGCTGAAATGGAAGTTCCGGCTAACAAAGTTACATGGCCATTGATGTTTAAAGATTTGGGGGATGATCTTCCTACCCTTTACAATAATATTAAAGCGAAGAATAATATCATTGTGAACTTTCTTAAATTAAAAGGAATTACAGAAAAGGAAATTAGTATCTCAGCTCCTGAAATCATAGATATGCAAGCAGAACGATATACCGGGAATAACACTTCTCCATATCGTTACAATATAACATCGGTTATTACTGTTACTTCCGAAAAAGTAGATAAAGTAAGAAGTCTGATGGCTGAGCAAAGCGAATTGCTGAAACAAGGTATCGCTCTTACCGGAGGAGACTATCGTTATAATGTGACTTATGACTTTACTAAACTGAATGAAATTAAACCTCAGATGATAGAGAATGCAACTAAAAATGCACGAATAGCAGCAGAAAAGTTTGCTAAGGATTCTGATAGTAAACTGGGAAAAATTAAGACTGCTAATCAAGGGCAATTCTCTATTGTAGATCGTGATGCAAACACTCCTTATATTAAAAGTGTTCGTGTAGTAACAACGGTGGATTATTATTTGCAGGATTAGTATGTACTATACTTGTTTCTTTTGATAATATTCCTGTTAATTACAGGTTATCAGACTCGTAAATGCAATATATTTAATAAGAGAAAGGATTTTTCTGATAGTTCCTGTTCCTGATATATAAACCTGTAACCGGTTTGGAATTTAATTCCTGACCGGTTTTTTATTTATGCTTTTATGTCGTTTAACATAGATTGGATATATGAACAAATATTTACTAATGTGGGTAAAAATTAAATTTAATTAAAATGTTATCTTTAAATTAAAAAATATGTATATTAGGCTGTTTTTTTGAAACACGAATCTTAAATCTTAAACAATGAATGCCATGAATAAACTCATGAAATTTTTCTTTTTAACGTTTTCGTTATTTGGACTTTGTTTGAATATGCAGGCTAGTGAAGCTGATTTAGCTATACCTGATCTGCATCAAGGTACTTACCACATTTTTGGTGGAACTGTCTCCTCTTGGGATTTTCTTTTCTATGGAGCTTTAATTATTGTAGGAACGTTGGGATTCAGCTTGATCTTGTTCCATCAGATTAAAAAGTTAAAGGCTCATGATTCGATGCTAAAAGTGGCTGCTACAATTTATGCTACATGCCGAACTTATTTGTTGCAGCAAGGTAGATTCCTTTTGATGCTTTTTTCTATTGTTGCAGCTATTCTATGTATATATTTCTTTGGATTATTGGGGAAACCGATCGAAGTGGTTCTGGAGGTTTTGTTATTCTCTATTGTTGGTATGGCCGGATCTTACTGTGTGGCATGGTATGGCATTCGTGTAAATACCTTCGCAAATGCACGAACTGCTTTCGCTTCTTTGCGTGGCAAACCACTGGATGTGGTCAATATTCCTTTGAAAGCCGGTATGAGTGTGGGTTTATTCCTTATCTCTCTGGAATTAGTGATGATGGTGATTATCCTGTTGTTTGTTCCACGCGACAGAGTTGGTATTTGCTTCCTGGGATTTGCTATTGGTGAATCTTTAGGTGCAAGTGCTTTGCGTATTGCCGGTGGTATTTTTACCAAGATTGCAGATATTGGTTCGGATTTGATGAAAGTTATATTTAAAGTTAAAGAAGATGATCCTCGTAACCCTGGTGTTATTGCTGATTGTACCGGTGATAATGCTGGAGATAGTGTAGGGCCTACTGCTGATGGTTTTGAAACTTATGGTGTAACAGGTGTAGCTTTAATTACATTTATAACTTTGGCTATAAATGATCCTACAATACAAGCTAAGTTGATCGTTTGGATTTTTGGTATGCGTTTCTTAATGGACTTCCTTTCTGGATGTTCTTTCTTTATCAATCAGGCAATTTCTAAAAAACTTTATGCTAATAAGAAGGACTTTAATTTTGAGAGTCCGTTGATGCGTTTAATCTGGATTGCTGCAATTCTTTGTATATCTGTCAGCTTCTTTATGAGCCACTTGTTACTGGGTGATCTTCCAAATCAGACTCTATGGTGGAAAATGGCTATTATAATTAGTTGTGGAACCTTGGCTGCTGTGCTGATTCCTGAATTTACCAAGATGTTTACTAGTTCAAAATCAAATCATGTGCAGGAAATTGTAACTGCTTCACGTGAAGGTGGTGCATCTTTAAATATTCTTTCAGGTATTGTAACGGGATATTTAAGTGCTTTCTGGACCGGGTTACTGATTGTTGCTCTAATGACTATTGCATATTTTACTTCAGAACAAGGTTTGGTTGAGATTCTTGGTCCTCATGCTTCAATCTTTGCATTTGGATTAGTTGCCTTTGGCTTTTTGTGTATGGGGCCTGTTACCATTGCGGTTGATAGTTATGGACCTGTTACAGATAATGCACAATCTGTCTTTGAACTTTCACAGATAGAACAAATTCCTGGTATCAGCGAATCAATTAATAAAGAATTTGGCTTTACACCTGATTTTGAAGTAGGAAAGCATTTCCTTGAAGCAAATGACTCTGCAGGTAATACATTTAAGGCAACGGCGAAGCCTGTACTGATTGGTACAGCTGTTGTTGGCGCTACAACTATGATATTCTCCATTATTCTATTACTGGAAAAAGTAGGAATGCTTAAACTTTCTCTTACCGATGCACCGGTTATTCTTGGTTTGATTTGTGGAGGTGCAGTTATTTTCTGGTTCAGTGGAGCTTCAATGCAGGCAGTAACAACCGGTGCTTATCGTGCTGTGGAATTTATCAAGAAGAACTTTGATATGAGCAAGAAGGAGGCGGATATTGAAGATTCTAAAGCGGTAGTGAAGATTTGTACTCAATATGCTCAGAAAGGTATGTGGAATATTTTTATAGCATTGATCTCTCTTACTTTATCTTTTGCCTTTATGGATCCGAACTTCTTTGTTGCTTATCTGGTTTCTATTGCTGTATTTGGTTTATTCCAGGCAATCTTTATGGCAAATGCCGGAGGTAGCTGGGATAATGCAAAGAAAGTGGTGGAAGTAGACTTGAAACAGAAAAATACACCATTACATGAAGCTGTGGTTGTGGGTGATACAGTAGGAGATCCATTTAAGGATACTTCATCTGTGTCATTGAATCCTATCATTAAGTTCTCTACCTTGTTCGGGCTTTTGGCAACAGAAATTTGTATTGAGATGAAGCAAAATCCGGATTTGGATTATTCAATGTATATTGCTATTCCCTTCTTAATTCTCAGCCTTATCTTTGTATGGCGTTCATTCTATGGAATGAGAATCCCCGTAGAGAAGAGTCATCATGCAGGTAAAAAAGTTTCGGATGAATCATCTACCGATGAGGCTATAGCTGATGATTCATGTGTTATGACTCCATGTAGAGAAGAAGTGAAATCATAAAATATGAATTTGTAATTTTAGGCTCTTTGATCTTTTGATCAAGGAGCCTTTTCTATGAATAATAGTATATTATTGAATAAAGATTGATTTAGTTGAATATTCTCAAAAAAAAGATTTGCGATAGATAACTCCTACGTATTGCTTTTAATTTCTTATTTTTGTCTCAAATAATATAAATTAAACGAAGACTTATGAAAAAACTCTTGCTCTTAACTTTGGTATGGTGCTGTTTTCTTTGCTTAATTTCTGCTCAAACCCGTACTGAGTTCTTGTTGGAAAAAGGTTGGAAGTTTGCCAGAACTGATAATCCCGAATCATATTATCCTGGTTTTAATGACAGCAAATGGCAATCTGTAGTTGTACCGCATGACTGGGCTATTTATGGTCCTTTTAGTTCTAAGAACGATATGCAAAAAGTTGCTATTACACAAGATGGGCAGAAAGCAGCTATGGAACATGCCGGACGTACTGGTGGACTTCCTTTTGTTGGTGTTGGTTGGTACAGAATAAACTTTAAAGTGCCCGAATTCAACAAAGGTAAAAAAGCAGCAATCCTTTTTGATGGAGCAATGAGTCATGCTCGTGTTTATTTGAATGGAAAAGAAGTTGGATATTGGCCATATGGGTATAATTCTTTTAAATTTGATATTACTCCTTATTTGAATGAAGGTGGAGAAAATCTGCTGGCTGTGCGTTTGGAAAATCTCACAGAATCTTCACGTTGGTATCCGGGAGCTGGATTATATAGAAACGTTCATGTGATTATCACAGAAGATGCACATATACCTGTTTGGGGAACACAGTTGACTACTCCTAAGATTACTTCTGAATTCGCAAAAGTGAACTTAAAGACTAAAGTAGTACGTCCGGTTGATTCTAACGTTGATAACTTTCGTCTGGTTACTGAAATAAAGGATGCTAATAATAGAGTTGTAGCAAAAGGTGAAGAAAAACTCTCAAAATATGATGGTGACGTTTTCGAACAGAA is part of the uncultured Bacteroides sp. genome and encodes:
- a CDS encoding peptide MFS transporter — translated: MSQSKGHPKGLYLIFATGTAERFSYYGMRAIFILFLTQALMMDKELASSIYGSYTGLVYLTPLIGGYVADKFWGIRRSIFWGAILMGLGQFFLFLSASFLNSVELSHMLMYTGLGCIIFGNGFFKPTIATLVGQLYEPNDRRLDSAFTIFYMGVNVGAFLAPLVCGYFGETGDPNDFKWGFLIAAIGIVFTVLVFETLKNKYLISPTGEQIGIIPDAHKAKMEATEEEKQPTISKEDAIKKALFFVGVTVALFALFMYLFNGDIISAGIFSSCIGIPAYIICDSSLNKIERQRIWVIYIIAFFVIFFWAAYEQAGASLTLFAAEQTNRTLFGWEMPASYFQSFNPLFVVALAFIMPAIWGFLNKRKMEPSSPTKQAIGLFLLSLGYLLIAFGVKDLQPGVKVSMVWLTGLYFIHTMGEMALSPIGLSMVNKLTPVRFASLMMGVWYLSTASANKFAGMLSGLYPEAGKVKHLFGIEIASLYDFFMVFVVMSSISAVILFLLSKKLQKLMHGVE
- the hpt gene encoding hypoxanthine phosphoribosyltransferase, with translation MKTIQIKDKTFALSINEESIQKEVTRVADEISRDLKDENPVFISVLNGSFMFTADLMKQINIPSKVTFVKLASYEGVASTGVIKEVVGLSEDIQGKTVVVVEDIVDTGLTMQRLLETLGTRNPKAIHIATLLVKPDKLQVELDIKYCAMKIPNDFIVGYGLDYDGYGRNYPDIYTLAE
- a CDS encoding adenylate kinase encodes the protein MLNVVIFGAPGSGKGTQSEFIIKKFGVNHISTGDVLRAEIKNNTELGKTAKGYIDQGQLVPDSLIIDILASVLDNLKESKGVIFDGFPRTIPQAEALKVMLNERGQDVSIMLDLDVPEEELITRLIKRGQECGRADDNMETIKKRLVVYNTQTSPLKDYYKKEGKYQYIKGLGTLESIFADIVTAVEKL
- the obgE gene encoding GTPase ObgE produces the protein MAESNFVDYVKIYCRSGKGGRGSTHMRREKYIPNGGPDGGDGGRGGHIILRGNRNYWTLLHLRYDRHIMAGHGESGGKQRSFGKDGEDKYIEVPCGTVVYDAETGEYICDVTDHGQEVMLLKGGRGGQGNSHFKTATRQAPRFAQPGEPMQELTIIMELKLLADVGLVGFPNAGKSTLLSVVSAAKPKIANYPFTTLEPNLGIVPYREGKSFVMADIPGIIEGASEGKGLGLRFLRHIERNSLLLFMVPADADDIKKEYEILLNELSTFNPEMLDKQRILAITKCDMLDQELMDEIEKTLPDSLPHVFISSITSLGIATLKDLLWEELNKEGNKIEGIVHRPKDVTKLQAELKEMGEDEDFEYSYEDEDEEEEIFDDCEEEDWE
- the pgeF gene encoding peptidoglycan editing factor PgeF; this translates as MTELTEDKVILGFEQLCSIPNISHFVTTRKGGYSEDTFASFNCAPFSGDDLEKVKRNQEVLCAKVGIQPQQLVIPFQTHGNTIRAIDPFYVSLSVEEQQRRLHGVDALITNIPGYCLCVSTADCVPVLLYDTVNKAIAVIHAGWRGTVAKIVKQTLDFMDNTYNTDAKDVLVAIGPSISFDAFEVGEEVYSAFLKIGYDMTKISSWNEDTQKHHIDLWEANRIQLTEAGVLPDNIEVSGICTYEQHERFFSARRLGTKSGRVLSGIMLKK
- a CDS encoding phenylalanine--tRNA ligase beta subunit-related protein; translated protein: MFILKVSEEVRKACPDYNGAAILATVKNSSFNGELWKRIDLVAAEYKASHKIDEVKNNPHILATRNAYKKFGKDPNRYRPSAEALCRRIVRDLPLYRIDTLVDLINLVSIRTGYSIGGFDAAKIVGDTVELGVGKADEPFEGIGRGVLNIEGLPVYRDAISGIGTPTSDNERTKLSVETTQLLAIINGYSGSEGLAEAVNYMQSLLREFAESDGGEVIYY
- a CDS encoding SIMPL domain-containing protein (The SIMPL domain is named for its presence in mouse protein SIMPL (signalling molecule that associates with mouse pelle-like kinase). Bacterial member BP26, from Brucella, was shown to assemble into a channel-like structure, while YggE from E. coli has been associated with resistance to oxidative stress.), encoding MKNWMKEAAIVALGLFLLGICIRAGINDFKDKDRVVSVKGLAEMEVPANKVTWPLMFKDLGDDLPTLYNNIKAKNNIIVNFLKLKGITEKEISISAPEIIDMQAERYTGNNTSPYRYNITSVITVTSEKVDKVRSLMAEQSELLKQGIALTGGDYRYNVTYDFTKLNEIKPQMIENATKNARIAAEKFAKDSDSKLGKIKTANQGQFSIVDRDANTPYIKSVRVVTTVDYYLQD
- a CDS encoding sodium-translocating pyrophosphatase, encoding MNKLMKFFFLTFSLFGLCLNMQASEADLAIPDLHQGTYHIFGGTVSSWDFLFYGALIIVGTLGFSLILFHQIKKLKAHDSMLKVAATIYATCRTYLLQQGRFLLMLFSIVAAILCIYFFGLLGKPIEVVLEVLLFSIVGMAGSYCVAWYGIRVNTFANARTAFASLRGKPLDVVNIPLKAGMSVGLFLISLELVMMVIILLFVPRDRVGICFLGFAIGESLGASALRIAGGIFTKIADIGSDLMKVIFKVKEDDPRNPGVIADCTGDNAGDSVGPTADGFETYGVTGVALITFITLAINDPTIQAKLIVWIFGMRFLMDFLSGCSFFINQAISKKLYANKKDFNFESPLMRLIWIAAILCISVSFFMSHLLLGDLPNQTLWWKMAIIISCGTLAAVLIPEFTKMFTSSKSNHVQEIVTASREGGASLNILSGIVTGYLSAFWTGLLIVALMTIAYFTSEQGLVEILGPHASIFAFGLVAFGFLCMGPVTIAVDSYGPVTDNAQSVFELSQIEQIPGISESINKEFGFTPDFEVGKHFLEANDSAGNTFKATAKPVLIGTAVVGATTMIFSIILLLEKVGMLKLSLTDAPVILGLICGGAVIFWFSGASMQAVTTGAYRAVEFIKKNFDMSKKEADIEDSKAVVKICTQYAQKGMWNIFIALISLTLSFAFMDPNFFVAYLVSIAVFGLFQAIFMANAGGSWDNAKKVVEVDLKQKNTPLHEAVVVGDTVGDPFKDTSSVSLNPIIKFSTLFGLLATEICIEMKQNPDLDYSMYIAIPFLILSLIFVWRSFYGMRIPVEKSHHAGKKVSDESSTDEAIADDSCVMTPCREEVKS